From Aegilops tauschii subsp. strangulata cultivar AL8/78 chromosome 5, Aet v6.0, whole genome shotgun sequence:
TACTCTAGTTTTCAATGATATTGTTTTtgataacatgcattaacatctTGTTAGTTAAATTTAAAATCAAAATTTGACATAAAATATAAAAAGAACCaataaaccagaatggaggtactAGTACCTACTGTACCCCATATCAGCCTCCTCATCTCCTGCTCGGTAAGTTCCAGCGTCCACGTCCAGCGAGTAAATGCAAACAGGCGATGGATGGATTGACGGACCAAGCGACGATGCACGTATGCACATATGGTAGGGACGGATTCTGCTACACGTAACTGTTCCCGCACATATATATGATAGCGTGTGCATGCACATATGATAGGAAAAATACTACTCTGCACCGGCCCACGAACACCTCTTTTACATACGTCCATGTCTCGTAGTAGCGCCAGCGGTAAGATAAATACGTGCCTTGTCGATCGACAGCTAGCTAGGATTCTTGGTCGAGCCAGACAGATCGCAAGGAGCCCAGTGGTGTGGCGATAGAATGTGCACGGCAACCAATCCATCCGTGTCGGCCAGCGAGTAGTCGATCGGTGCCATATACTGCTCACTCGGTCCGAAATTACCTATGACAACACAGAATATATGTAGACGTgtttttagttctagatacattaatttctatccatttctgcgacaaatAATTCAGAACGGAAAGAGTAGTTGTATATGCTATTCTACACGAGCTTAGCTCCGTCCGTCTCCAGGATGCATGTGTATCAGCCACCTCTTTCCACGTAGAGGAGAGAAAAACGGCTCTCCCTCCCCCTGGCGTGGCGTATGCGCCGCCGTGCATGGCCGGACGCGGTCGCGGGCAAATAATTGAGCGGACGATCCAGTACGTAGCCGCCGTGGACCCACCCGGCGCGGCCGGAGTCAAGCGATCTCTGCATCGCATCGACAGCGAGGCTCGGGGAAAGAAACCGGCACTACTAGACAACCGCGGCCGGAGTTACGTGAATTTGTCAAGCGCGGCAGACTAGCGACTTGTTTATTTACATATGCTATCAGCACTTAGCCGCCGGGGTACCTTGGATCTGCCATTCTAGGCGTTGAGTGCAGTGTAAGAAAATGTTCGTCGCTTTGACGATCTAGACAGACCCAGACGTTCCATACCAATTGGTTGTCGTTGGCATGATAACAATGCTGTGCATGTGGCTTGCTTAATGTGGTGGAAAGGAACGGGGTAGAAACCTCGCATTTTCGCTCACTTGCTGCcacaatcaatcaatcaatcgaTCGATCCACTCTGCTTGCAGTCCAGACAGCGAGATGCGCCGCACTGTAAACCGGTAAAATCTCGTGCCTGGAATTTTCTTTCCCGTGCGCGCACAAGACAAAAGAGCCCAATCCGTCCATTTTTGTTGCAGAGTCGTGCTTGCCCACGTCGAGCGAGCGGGTAAATAAACCCAAACACATCTAGTCTAGCCTAGACAGCGAAAGGTAGTGGTAGTAATCTCGAGAGAAAGCGAGGCTTATTATTGTTGGCTTGTCCGCGCAGCGATACGATGAGGAGGACAAATGGGAAATGTAACGGGCCATGGACGGATGTGGCGGCCACTCTGTCTGGCTTCTTCGGACTGGCGACGCAACTGACCACCAGTCGGGAACAACATGGCACATGTGGCGAGCTATCTCAAAGTAATGCTTACCCAGGTTTAGCCGACTGGGATCACCCTTTGGGATCTCCAATCGGCTAAACCTGGACAAGGCGCCGGATCGTCGCGTGAATATGGCCGGGTTGGCGTGCGAGATTCAGTCACAGATCGATGGCAGCCCGAACACTGCTGAAACAGAACAGCTGGCTGCGCAAAGTGGCTGTATTGGCTATTTACATGCGGTTAAAATTCATGCTGAATTTGGTTCTGCCAAAGTTTCTTCTATTGCAATGGATTATGGATGTAATGTACCGCTCCCCAGTCCCCATCACACCGTAAGAAAATGCATGAGAGCAGATCCCATCAGCCGTCAGGTAGGCATGTGGCACACTGTAAATTACAAATGATTTAGTCAGTACTCCCATTGGAGTACTGTACTACTCAAAGCTGGGCATCAATCAAATTGCAGTGGCAGGACCTCCCAGCGGAAGCATGCATGCCTAATTGAACTTACAAAGGATGAAAGGGGTGCTCGACGCAACCAATGCCTCCACGTCGGCTATGAATAGTGCACAGCGAGCGCGAGCCGGCAGCCGGGCAGCAGCGAAGCTAGAGTGAGCGGGCAGCAGGGAAGCGAAAGAAAAAGGAGAAGTGAGCGGGCAGCCAGAGAAAAAGAGAAGCGACCGGGCATCTCCCCTTTGACCCTTGTCCCCTCTTGCCGTTGCCGgctcctctcctctccccgcgcctcgtccgcctcctctcctccctctctctcgtCTCCTCACCCGCACCGCCAGCCCCTTCTCTCTGCTTGCCCCAGCCGTCTCTCTCCTCCCGCGCGCCGTCAGCCCCGGATCTGGAGGAAGAGGAGAGATGCGGGATTTGGAGGAAGAGGAGAGATGTGGGatctggaggaggaagaggagatccGGGCGTCCCGGCGGTGGCTCGACCGATGCAAGGTGACCTCCTCATCTCCGACGCGGCCTCTAACCACAGTGCGCTCCCCCCATCCTCCCATGCGGGGTCTATTCCTTTGCCAGGCTGCCCCAGCTCTTTCGATTTGACCCATTTTCTGCTGCCCCCTCAATTCTCGACGACGACGCGCTACTCATCCCCGCCGGCTCCGATCTCGTTATCAAGCGCGTGCCCATCAAGTTCGTGGACGGCCGCGGGGACGCATCGGCTCCTTGTCAGGACAAGTGGGTAGCTAGAAACTGATGTTGCTGTGTTCTAATTGGGTGGGTTTCAGTGTTTAATAGTAGTACCGTGTTTCTTTGTGTGGCAGAGCTGAGGAGCAGCATGGCTGTGGGCGCAGTGACCGAGGCGATGGCATTGCGTCATTTCTGCCTCCATTTCATAATTTTGATGATCTAGATAAGGCTGTTTGTCCTGGTTTGGAGGCAAATGGTAAAAGTCAGACCTGTTTTCATCACTGGTAAACTTTTGTGATCTtctctatttatttatttatttagattCAATTACCAGAGGTTCACATGAACAAAGATGTGATGCACATGTAACTGATTGGCTTGGGCTATTCTACGAATGTAGCGAACTGCAATAGGATAACAGTGGGCATGTGTCCGCGTGGTCGTTGTTTGTTGAAGCGCATATCGAGATCGAGATTTGACTGCCTCTGTTAATTTTTACCCATAATAAACACCTTCTAAGGACAGTTTAAGTAGTTTATGATGTGGCACCTATCCATGTATAGATATATAGCTGCGAAACGCTGAGACAATGATGTACCACAGTAGTATTAAGTTTATAGTATGATGTTCATATTCCTTCTTTGACTTTTAGTATGATGCTAACACCTCAGATTTGTGATTGCTTATCTTCTTTTTTTGTTCCTTGGACAAATCTTGCAAATTTTGAATAGAAAGCATGTTTCTTGCGCAATTTTCTCTCCAGACACAAACAGGTGTCACTCTAGGAAAAATATCGTAACCATCATTCTCCCCCAGTCATGGTTCGGAAAAAAACCTTATCGAACATATAAATCCCGCTATGTTACCCGCATAGCGAGTGCCATCGCGGTTTGAAAGTCATCCGGCCCGCACGTTGTATATCACCGTCGATTGTTAGTGTACCTTCCATAGCTGTGGTGGGTTTGGGTGGCCAAGAGATTTTGCACCACGAACTGTAGCAACAGCCTTTTTGCCAGTTAATGCTACGGTTCTTGCTGACGGTGTATCTCCCTTGAGCAACAATCTCCCATCGTTTTTGCTGGTGATTTTTTTGCCAGTTAAGTACTTTCCTGAAGGAGCTCCCAGATGCTTTAGGCTTTGATGTCTGCTTTAGTCTGATATTTCCATTTGATCTTCCAAAAGGAGCAACCATCACAGTACCGAAATTAAGTTCCACTTGATGGTTCTTAATTGTATTTCTCAGTTTGTTTGGACTTGCACTGCAGGTGGTTGCGAATCTCAGGCTTTGCATGTCCGTCTATGACATCCTTGCCGTCGAAGGCAGATTCATCTTTCCAGGATAGGGCTGCTCGACGTATAAAGTAATTTGTGCCATCATCTCTGCCATCCATTTATCTTTGCTAAGGAATGTGAGATGCTACTACTTACTAATTTTGTATGTTGTTTAGTATTCCACTGGTTGCATGGTGGATGTTTTTTGCTGTTAGTTTCTTTGTATGCTAGCGAAGCTCGAGTTCAATAGTTCTTGTCATTACGTATTTGTTATTCACCCCCGTACTGAATTTCTTTAAAATACATCGGTTCCAGTCTTGACTATGGGCTGTTTTGCCATGCTTACATCAGAGCTCAAAAGTAGATGTCATTAGCAAGTAGGTGATACCTGTCTGTCCGATTTAGCATTTTGGAATTGCTCACAACATTTCTTTCGGCATGTCAATGAAAATGGCACCTTCCCGTTCTGATGTTTATTATGTTTCTTGAAGCCCTCACCATCTTTATATTCATTACATATTCTCAATATAGCTTATTTCTTAATAATACCTAAAGTGAATACCAGGAGCTCATCCTTACCTCTCCAGTCTATTCTTATTTGAGTATTAAGAGCACCTACATTGCTTTGGTTCTGTATGACTGATCAAATTTACACACACCTCAATCATAGTAAAATCTGGAAGGAGACGTAAAAGAATCAAAGAAAAGTAGAGATGCACAATAATTTTACTTTTCAGGGATTGTTCTTGGGTTCAGCTTTCGCTGGCATGTTGTTATTACAGAGTTACCCTATCTCTTTGAATGGTCGTATGTACTCCAAATTCTTATAGATTATGCAACTAGCTAATGGTTGGAACTTTAATACTCCGCTTTATTTATACGTAGCACAACCTCGTGTTAGTTGCCATTTTATTGCTATAGATATGGTCTTGTTCTGATTGTATATGTGATGATTATATCCATGTGTATGTATGTGGTCTTCAAAGTTGTTGAAAGATTTAAAGCGTAAGCAAGCTCGTCAAATTCCTTCGGTGCGTCATATATTCTTATGTCTCCTTCCTATGCTTTAGAGGTTTATAGTAAGAAGATATGAGATTCAGTCTTTCCTTTTCAGTATATCTGGAAGTATATGGGAGAGATTACTAGGTCACACATATAGTTTGGTTATTAAGTTTCTAAATAAGTTCAGCCCCGGAGCACATATTTTGCATCCATTGCTTATTTAACCATTGAGATCTATTCTCTCTGGTTCATACAGTATGTTTACATTTGACTTGGAATTGGCTGTACTTTTGTTCTGCTTTTGTTACAAGGTATATCATCAATTTCCTGTCTGGATGTACTTTTATTAGTTTGCTTCTAACTGCATCTTAATATGTACTCGGTAGGCTCTACAGGATTTGATGATGGATGTGTGAATGTGAGCAATCAGGATATAGATTTCTTCCAACAACAAGACATGCATTCAGGAATATGTTGCGTCTTAGCTTTGCAGCTTCACATTGTAGGATTAATATTTGGCACCTGACATGAGATTGAGAAATACCATGCTTTAATTAATTATTAGTACATACCTTGTGCAGGGCACATAAAATATATCTGATATCGCATTTTTATGAATATTTTTATCTTTTCTATCCTAATTCAGTAGCATCATTTCTTGATGTTATTTCTCTATACGATTGTTGCTTCCACTGTAGTTTTTCTCAtctgaaatgaatttgaattagGTCACTTTAGTACCAAAGTAAAAAAATTATTTGTTCTTGAGAAGAGCCAAAATCCTAGGTGATCGTTAGATATTATTGATAATTATCAATTAATAATTATGTGCTTGACTGTTTGTTGATGACCAGTAAATTTGTCACAGTGTGCTTTTGGAATTTCCATGTGTTCAATAAAATTGGCAATGGGATCGGGAGTTGGTGGCAAAGAATTATATGGTTTGATGGCACTAGGGGCAGGAGTGCTGTTTTGACTAAGAAGATGCCTAAATAAGCTGTGAGGCTGCCTAAACAAAACTGTATTTCTGTTAACCGATCTAAGCCATTCTACTATATGTAAACCAATTTAAGTCACTCTACTATCTGTAATACAATCCACATTGCATTATCTTTCTATCTACATCTCCTACCTACTCACTACTAACATTGCTTCTAACTACTCCCTCccttcggaattacttgtctcggaaatgaatgtatctagaactaaaatacatctagatacatccatttctgcgacaaataattccgaacggagggagtagctttttGCGCCATTGGCGCAACCGGGTCACCTAGTAAGATCTAAACACAAGAGGTGTTGAAACTACAGCTCTCAATTAGAATTCACTACTCTGCAAAGTTTAAGAAAAAGACACAAGAATTCGCTAGTTTGCATTCCAACAAACGACACGAACTTCAGGTCATCGAATCGGGCGGGGAGAAGCTTCTGTACAGACCCAGAAGAACCGTAGTATTTATTGTAGCAAGGAGACTTTATTCTACACGGCTACCGTAGTTCATCGCATACGTTAGCATTTGCGAGGAGTTAGGAACTTCAAAAGAAACCATGGAACGTGCATTCAAGAGAACCCAAAAGTGTTTCCTCTAAACAAAACTTCGAAGTGGATGCGTTTGCTGGTGTACATTTCTTCTTGATCACTTCCGCTTAGCACTCTCTTCCGCTCTAGTGAAAGCATCCGTCAGCACATCAACAGCCCAATCCTTGGCATCCTCCTGCAGGGCAGAGATGTCAAGATAAGTTGTCTTAAGCATCAAGCTCTACAGCGAAAGGTAGGTCAAACCTTAAAAACGTATGCAGGCGGTAACTCCACTGAGTTAGATAAGGATGCAGGTAAGATAACCACATTAGAAAAGAGATGACTTGCTGCCTGCCCTACCAACACGGAGACTTGAAAAGAGATGCGGGTAAGGGAGAACCAGACAAAATTGATTCGACGCACGCTCACTCACAAAAATATCGAAAAGTGATACAATATTATAAACCTTGCTTTTAAGATGAAGGCATGTTTGACTGACTAACTAATGCCTTCAGAATTACTACACTGATGAAACAAAATATATATGCCGAAAACTGCAAGCTTGTTTCCTCAAGGTGTACTTTGGTTACAAGTTCTATTATACTCTAGAGTAAATGTCTACCACAATCACTCAAATCCCGCTGAATATAATCTAATAACTAATGAGGACACGAGGTAAACCAAACATGTGAATAATAACTAACAAATCTAGCACCATCATGCACGGGTGACCTTGCTAGTTATGTATAGCAGCAAGTTGTTGAAACATGGAACATCAGTATCTACTATGCATCAGCAATACATCTGTTTTCAGCACGGAAGCAAGACAGTGGATCCAATAAACTAACTCCACAGAGATGTAATACACCATAAAAAATCACAGAATTATATAAAAATGCATCGATGAGATGATAGTGAGGAAGTTATGTCTGCTACTTACCAGCCGCATTTTTTCCCCAGTTCTTAAGCGGGCATGTGGACGAGCTAACTTTGATTCAAAAGGGGTCCTTGGCCTGACTTCTTGGATTTCATCCCACTCTTCACGCGAAAGCATCCTTACTGTTCCTTGCTCAGGGTGACTATTCTTAATCTTGCGTTCCCTCCTTTCTTGGTCTGTAGCTTCATGTTCCTACCCAAAAAACATGCAACTAAGCTTCAGAGCATGCCAATTTCAGAACAGACAGAAGATTTTCTGAATACATGCAAACAATGCCGAGTTAAACTATTTGATCGACATATACAATATGCAGTAGGTAGACAATCTGGCAAACATCAGGATTGATGATTACACGACAAGGATGTATCTCTACTACCTAAAAAAAGGTTTCCACTCCCGTAAAAAAACCGTTTTGCTTCATCCGACTGTTTCGCTTCCCCTCCCCTTCCACCGTTTTTTCTGGTCTTTTCGGTTTTCTGATCAGTAAAATCCTTCCCTTCCCCATCCGAGCGCCTCCTCCTTCCCTAACACGGACCGATCTCACCTCCCAAACGCTAGCTGTAGGGTTTCGGGCCGCCAATCACGCTCAGCTGATAAGATCCCCGTCACCAGCAGGGGCAGGGTGCCGAGGAGAATCTACTGGATCCCCGCCGTAGCCCCCATGCTCCCTTTCCTCGTGGCCGGTGACACCCTCTGCCCTAGCCGCGCCACCTCGGCCATCACCGCCACAGAGCCTCCTTGTCGCCTCGGACTGATCTTCTGTGCCAGGATGGGTGCGACAACGAAACCTCCCGGACATCATGATGTCAACCCCAACGCCGTCTACTTCAATCACATacatgccgccgccgccgtcgtcccgcACCTGCACGCCGCTTCAGGACGGTTCAGTGCACGCCAATGACCTCCTCGGCCCAGGTAGTCAGACAACTGCATCTCTCTAATTGCTTTCTCTTGATCTCTCCTTTTTTTTTTCCTATCTCCTGCATCTCGCCCGCCGGAGCCGATTTTTCTGCAGGCTACACGACAAAGCTGAGCATGACAACAATGTTAGGCGGCTGTCTCAGTCATTGATGAAGAGTCATGTAGCAGCAACCCGTAAGGACTTGTACTGCTCAAAACTGCAGGTTAGTTCTCATTGTGATTGGGAATATTACAGTAGAGAGTCAAACTTCAGCTCTCGTTGTTGTGGCATTACAATGTCATACCTAAACACTTTCGCTCAGTGCCAGAGGACGCACCAATAAAACAAAACCGAAAAATAAACTGGGTCTTTCTTCTATTCTGTCAACCTATCTACTGGTTTGGTTGCTGAATGTCCAAAATCACAAGCCTGCTGAAAAGGTAaatcaaagtatcaggattttgcGTCGGAATCGGTGTATTTCCACACTCACTTGAGGTGATTGCTTGGTCTCTTGATGCTTAAATTATGTTAGTTGTTTTATTATCTagattttttgtttttttcccaACACATCATGAAAAAGGAGAGCACAACAGATTTTTTAGCTTTCATAAGCATGCATCTATTAAGCATACAGCGCAAAGTATGGCTTAACACCAGTACAACTCTGAGCAGGGAGAAGTTCTTGAATTAGGAAACTGAGTTCAGAAAATGTTGTAGTTGAAAGCTTCAAAGTAAAACTGGAAATATCATTTTTATATGCAAAAAAGATTAATCCATACAATTTTTTGGTCACTGTACCATTTAATACAGTAATTGAGCTACTACATACAGAACGATCCTTCTCTTTTAGGAAGGGAAAATGCTGTACCTGACCTCTGTTTCTATATTATGTGAACAAACAGGTATTCAAGAATCTGAAGGAGAGAAGAAATTATTATAATAACCAGGACATGGCTAACTTAGCAAATCTTATACTGAAGAAGTGTGGTGGCCTCCCTCTCGCGGTCTCCACAATAGGTAGCTTCCTGGCAACCAAACCGAACAAGAGCTATGGGGTGGAGAAATCTGAACAAACATATGAGTGATGCGCTTCAGGTCAATCCAGAGCTTGCAATGATAAAAACAGTACTTGTCTCAAGCTACAAGGGTTTACATCTCAAGCTTCGCTTTTTGTATTTCTCCATTTTTCCTGAAGGCGTGACATTGAGTGGGCACGCTTGGTGAGAAGATGGATTGCAGAGGGATAAGACAACAGAAGAACTAGGGAACAGTCACGTCACTGAGCTAATCAGCAGGACCATGGTCGAGCCATCAAAAAAGGACAGGCCTTAGCGCCACCGGGAGGATTGTTATTTTTGcaaattcttgatctcatttgcGAAATCACGATCTGAAAGTCGACAGAGGAAAATCTTGTTCGTCACAGGCAGGCAAAGTTCATCACCTTGCTGTAAGCAATAGCTGGTTAAGAGAGAAGAATGCATTCAAAAGTGCAGCCCGGAACTGGTATGGCATCCGATCATTGCCAGTATTTGGAGAATGGAAATCATTCTTCATTTCTGATGATATGAGATTCCTTTGGGTGTTAGATTTGCAAGATACAAAGGGTCTAGAGGATCACCACCCCCATCAAATTATAAAGCTTTTTCACGTAAAGTATCTTTCGCTAAGAAGATGTGGTCAGCTTTTGAGGCTGCTGAGGCACCTAGAAACGCTTGATATCAGAGATACACAAGTAATCAAACTATCTTGTATAACTATTATAATCTTTGGCCTGATGTGCTATTGACTTGCTTTTCTAAAAATGAAGCTTGATGTGTGCATGTAGATTATAAAGGTACAAGCTTACATTATTGATGTGAAACCACCAAAATATTTTTTACACCCGTGCGGGCCAGCCTGGTCGGGCCGCGCTTCCTCTTGGTCGCCGGTTCTGTACAGGAGGTGCTGCTGGTGGCGGAGATCTAGTTCGGGCGAAATCCCTGGCCGGCCATGACCGGCCGCGCCGACGGCGACGCCTCAGGGCGCCGTttccctccttggaggcgtcggtATGGACTAATCTCCTCACTTCACCTCCCCCTAGGTTTCCCAGGCG
This genomic window contains:
- the LOC109786301 gene encoding uncharacterized protein isoform X1; the protein is MLRTVLRRGGAAMRQAALAEGSTGNLLRLSVAERERSRRRRRDPGRDEFFVPTPESLKWLDSVTLPMILTAAAVALFTKLLMMEHEATDQERRERKIKNSHPEQGTVRMLSREEWDEIQEVRPRTPFESKLARPHARLRTGEKMRLEDAKDWAVDVLTDAFTRAEESAKRK